From the genome of Flavobacterium ovatum, one region includes:
- a CDS encoding translation initiation factor: MNLEDQLKNLFPDHVPSNEPEEIDDTPHELYVQKEPMICKYEKRKGKATTIIEGYEGEEEDFKILAKELKTKLSVGGSFKDGALILQGDYRDKIMIILKEKGFKVKRVGG, encoded by the coding sequence ATGAATCTAGAAGACCAATTAAAAAACTTATTTCCTGACCACGTTCCAAGCAACGAGCCAGAAGAAATAGACGATACACCACACGAATTATACGTTCAAAAAGAACCTATGATTTGTAAGTACGAAAAAAGAAAAGGCAAAGCCACTACCATTATTGAAGGTTATGAAGGCGAGGAAGAAGATTTCAAAATCCTAGCTAAAGAACTCAAAACTAAATTGAGTGTTGGTGGTAGTTTCAAAGACGGAGCTCTAATCCTTCAAGGAGATTATCGTGACAAAATCATGATCATACTAAAAG
- a CDS encoding 2-oxoglutarate and iron-dependent oxygenase domain-containing protein, which yields MQNIPNVDLGDFLSNDPQRKEKFVNEIGAAFEDIGFVALKGHFLDQNLVEELYAEIRNFFRLPLESKQKYEDPNLGGQRGYVSFGKEHAKGRKEGDLKEFWHFGQYVYEDSKYASEYPKNIDVEELPRFNIAGKDAYQMLEKTGIYVLRALALRLGLDEFYFDKYAEQGNSILRPIHYPPITTEPENAIRAAAHGDINLITLLMGAQGKGLQVQNHNGDWIDAIAQPDELVINVGDMLSRHTNNKLKSTIHQVVNPPRELWGTSRYSIPFFMHPVSDMPLNCLENCIDDASPKQFEDITAGDFLYERLVELGLIKK from the coding sequence ATGCAAAACATTCCCAACGTAGATTTAGGAGATTTTTTATCTAATGATCCTCAGCGAAAAGAAAAATTTGTAAACGAAATTGGTGCTGCTTTTGAAGACATTGGATTCGTAGCATTAAAAGGTCATTTTTTGGATCAAAATTTAGTGGAAGAATTGTATGCTGAAATTAGAAATTTTTTCAGATTACCACTAGAAAGTAAACAGAAATATGAAGACCCAAATCTTGGCGGACAAAGAGGATATGTTTCCTTTGGAAAAGAACACGCCAAAGGTCGTAAAGAAGGTGATTTAAAAGAGTTTTGGCACTTTGGTCAATATGTTTACGAAGATTCTAAATACGCTTCTGAATACCCTAAAAATATCGATGTGGAAGAATTGCCACGTTTCAATATTGCAGGGAAAGACGCTTATCAAATGCTGGAGAAAACGGGGATTTATGTACTGAGAGCTTTGGCTTTGCGTTTGGGATTAGATGAATTTTATTTCGATAAATATGCAGAGCAAGGAAACTCTATTTTGAGACCGATACACTACCCACCTATTACAACTGAACCCGAAAATGCCATTCGAGCAGCAGCCCACGGAGACATCAACCTGATTACTTTATTAATGGGCGCTCAAGGCAAAGGATTACAAGTTCAAAACCACAACGGTGATTGGATAGATGCCATCGCACAGCCTGATGAATTAGTCATAAATGTTGGTGATATGTTATCACGACACACTAATAATAAACTAAAATCGACTATTCATCAAGTAGTTAATCCGCCAAGAGAATTATGGGGAACATCTCGATATTCTATTCCGTTTTTCATGCATCCTGTGAGCGATATGCCACTAAATTGCTTAGAAAACTGTATTGATGACGCTAGCCCAAAACAGTTTGAAGATATTACTGCTGGTGATTTTCTTTACGAACGCTTGGTTGAATTGGGATTGATAAAAAAATAA